A stretch of the Corynebacterium maris DSM 45190 genome encodes the following:
- a CDS encoding YbjN domain-containing protein, translated as MTDIDSPADSEPDTPIAEVTPTRVAEILQAEDLEHRLDSAAVGANETPVTVVRTGFVNSAVSYTIADDQLVMEALWRGFFDADRAVRLLAWINNWNQMQFAPTMRFFEQGDGLLVASAIDMVPVAAGLSRNQLAVFVLSCLDNVSRAFRELGEDFPDLVTWTEDDHDHS; from the coding sequence GTGACCGACATCGACAGCCCCGCCGACTCTGAGCCGGACACCCCCATCGCCGAGGTGACGCCGACGCGCGTGGCAGAAATCTTGCAGGCGGAAGACCTCGAACACCGCCTCGACTCTGCCGCCGTCGGCGCGAACGAGACCCCCGTCACCGTGGTGCGCACCGGCTTCGTCAACTCCGCGGTCTCCTACACCATCGCCGACGACCAACTCGTCATGGAGGCGCTCTGGCGAGGTTTTTTTGACGCTGACCGCGCCGTCCGGTTGCTGGCCTGGATCAACAACTGGAACCAGATGCAATTCGCGCCCACGATGCGCTTTTTCGAACAGGGCGACGGCCTGCTGGTGGCCAGCGCCATCGACATGGTGCCCGTGGCCGCGGGCTTGAGCCGCAATCAGCTCGCCGTGTTCGTCCTCAGCTGCCTGGACAACGTCTCCCGGGCGTTCCGCGAGCTGGGGGAAGATTTCCCTGACCTTGTGACCTGGACGGAGGACGACCATGACCACAGCTGA
- a CDS encoding PPK2 family polyphosphate kinase, with protein MPEKIRIKDIHALRVTEGFDLADVDPASTPFFRGDDDDLDQEYEQHDDTLEDLQTNLWANAKTGNQETGSVLLILQGMDTSGKGGAIRHVFKPLHPLGYRTAAFGKPSKEEAKHDFLWRVTQHMPARGEIVAFDRSHYEDVLVQRVEKMAPEEEIERRYGAIVDFERAAAGFGTRIIKVMLHISPEFQKENLLDRLQDPEKFWKFHPSDLETRAKWNEHMAAYQLAMERTSTEQAPWYCVPGDNKKYARTVIKHLLVDALRDLQQPWPSPDYDPAELLRRVEEER; from the coding sequence ATGCCGGAGAAAATCAGAATCAAAGACATTCACGCACTGCGGGTCACGGAAGGCTTCGACCTCGCGGACGTGGATCCCGCCAGCACCCCTTTCTTCCGGGGCGACGACGATGACCTGGATCAGGAGTACGAGCAGCACGATGACACTCTCGAGGACCTGCAGACCAACCTCTGGGCGAACGCGAAGACGGGAAACCAGGAGACGGGGTCAGTGCTGCTGATCCTCCAGGGGATGGACACCTCAGGCAAAGGTGGCGCGATCCGCCACGTGTTCAAACCGCTGCACCCGCTCGGTTACCGGACGGCGGCGTTCGGGAAACCCAGTAAGGAGGAGGCCAAGCACGATTTCCTGTGGCGGGTCACGCAGCATATGCCGGCCCGGGGAGAGATCGTCGCCTTCGACCGCTCCCATTACGAGGACGTGTTGGTCCAGCGGGTGGAAAAGATGGCGCCGGAAGAAGAGATTGAGCGCCGCTACGGCGCCATCGTCGACTTTGAACGGGCGGCGGCGGGTTTCGGCACCCGCATCATCAAGGTGATGCTGCATATTTCGCCGGAGTTTCAGAAAGAGAATCTGCTGGACAGGTTGCAGGACCCGGAGAAGTTCTGGAAGTTCCATCCCAGCGATCTGGAGACGCGCGCCAAGTGGAATGAGCACATGGCGGCCTACCAGCTGGCCATGGAGCGCACGTCCACGGAGCAGGCGCCGTGGTACTGCGTCCCGGGCGACAACAAGAAGTACGCCCGCACGGTGATCAAACACCTGCTGGTCGACGCGCTGCGCGATCTGCAGCAGCCGTGGCCGAGCCCGGACTACGACCCGGCGGAACTGCTCCGCCGGGTCGAGGAAGAACGTTAA